A DNA window from Aspergillus nidulans FGSC A4 chromosome I contains the following coding sequences:
- a CDS encoding GAS2 domain protein (transcript_id=CADANIAT00007397) yields the protein MASRASPPRPPFQAPPTLAPAKASDRLAVPEYHVVDPLLGNLSPESTLHALLSIDAVPNNEQVAQDILAKSISKASSAERALGIRAAVAAQKLGEWYKEVQSWPWPKRPHIGLGKGFVPPSGEDDTRYWGSLPSTVVEEREKRIEEIRDGMEELEVEELKEHVLNAHIPGRSRPSSANSTMSVPPPLSYVQLSDFTAVITATILRTLPLLSRLTSLLSTWHARLVVSRQIPGLLRDLRFAKSEVKAAFDLLKSSTPPTEKDYLYCITNYHAKRAALESIVLSAGRRMDRILDLLEGREDSLPENWIDDLEAVEAEFASWVMHAEKRTVENEWRRQSARPMETIVEEVGSPLPQLPQDPLSQQAGNIKAVAAVKPETRASPPSPSPYPSGSVDKCEVLEVPAIELGTARETVSENSASKAAAAADTASETMVESNLRRKTGCVEAVPETNAECDVRNSATPADSTHKTVAEDEVTSGPRNVAASANAVPEAVVENNTSPQASTESEKPLSQDVALPVSSWSPRAPEESRPLITAVPDNEIKNYTVLPQTAEYSGPIVTAAPDNETKNSTVVETITPGTHTSNPSTRCATPPADHLASLPNLFMPYGNSKAPSDRQQSEEPEQDEKGAKKPLDSPIKLSDKQKSRARRTSNTSDGSLSDYPSLVSSPEMPEPRTSSSIFETPPYRPSTSTRQKDDHDLHEDHLLHWESQKPCLRDAFAHGRTLSLPLQRFINDRIDVNYDNGSSNEDESRPKKSQSPAERRQKSKSASARAEPLNSATTARLKKQLTAHPSLESIGAYKSKTQPGTVRTLAGKTKSRSSSVSKKPVRPKDQMDEKINSILTSLPGNIHLVSADQDDDAVSVASSVPFRRERLSSNSPQDTPSRSFTPNPSLTLRPALARRRHSHAPEESSVKLYHLHRGGKSAPTKLFVRTVGDGERVMVRVGGGWADLAEYLREYAIHHGYRHVSETPRVEVEGLSLRDSPSYSPPSSRVPSGSARPMPARPRSVLSSRPSSSLAVRKTRRSSNVSDFGDVRTASGGDGLNVSFSALTDRRLSVSSNVSASAMSSISELRHGSPSAPAIPLGLAGPKPRAKHATISPESEAWVEDVLGQARRSTSLRPFKYTLPSPENKVDGRTPMLPKSRSISDIGKAGSSKRVVLRGLR from the coding sequence ATGGCCAGCCGCGCCAGtccgcctcgtccgccgTTTCAGGCGCCCCCCACGTTGGCCCCGGCCAAAGCATCAGATCGCCTAGCCGTACCTGAATACCACGTTGTGGATCCTTTGCTTGGGAATCTATCTCCAGAATCAACACTCCACGCGTTGTTGTCGATTGATGCCGTTCCGAACAATGAACAAGTCGCCCAAGACATTCTAGCTAAAAGCATTTCCAAGGCCTCGTCAGCGGAACGAGCACTCGGGATACGCGCTGCAGTAGCCGCTCAAAAGCTTGGAGAATGGTATAAAGAAGTGCAATCATGGCCGTGGCCGAAACGGCCGCATATTGGGCTTGGAAAGGGGTTTGTCCCTCCTTCCGGCGAGGACGATACCAGATACTGGGGAAGCCTGCCGTCCACCGTGGTTGAGGAACGTGAAAAGCGTATCGAAGAGATCCGTGACGGAATGGAAGAGTTGGAAGTCGAAGAACTGAAGGAGCACGTTCTCAATGCCCACATTCCAGGCCGGTCTCGGCCTTCATCAGCTAATAGCACCATGTCCGTGCCTCCGCCGCTCAGCTATGTTCAGCTGAGTGACTTTACTGCCGTCATTACTGCAACTATTCTTCGAACGCTGCCGCTCCTATCCCGCTTGACTTCCCTACTGTCTACATGGCATGCGCGACTAGTAGTTTCCAGGCAAATACCTGGGTTGTTACGAGACTTGCGGTTCGCTAAATCTGAAGTCAAAGCAGCTTTCGATCTGTTGAAATCTTCAACTCCTCCGACCGAGAAGGATTACTTATACTGCATCACTAATTACCATGCTAAGCGGGCCGCTCTCGAGTCGATTGTGTTATCGGCGGGCCGGCGCATGGACCGTATTCTCGATTTGCTGGAAGGCCGTGAGGATTCCTTACCTGAGAACTGGATTGATGACCTAgaggctgttgaggcggAATTTGCCTCCTGGGTCATGCATGCTGAGAAGCGTACTGTTGAGAATGAATGGCGTCGACAGTCAGCTCGCCCAATGGAAAccattgttgaagaggttgGCAGTCCTTTACCCCAATTACCCCAAGACCCGCTTTCCCAGCAAGCTGGTAATATCAAAGCCGTGGCCGCCGTGAAACCAGAAACCAGAGCCAGCCCGCCTTCGCCTTCCCCATATCCGTCGGGTTCAGTTGACAAGTGTGAAGTTTTGGAGGTGCCGGCCATTGAACTGGGTACAGCGCGCGAAACCGTATCTGAGAATTCTGCCTCCaaagccgctgctgccgcggaTACAGCTTCTGAGACCATGGTTGAAAGCAATTTGAGGCGGAAAACCGGCTGCGTCGAGGCAGTGCCTGAGACCAATGCTGAGTGTGATGTTCGCAATTCCGCCACTCCAGCAGACTCAACACATAAGACCGTGGCCGAGGACGAAGTGACTTCGGGCCCCCGTAACGTCGCCGCGTCTGCCAATGCGGTGCCCGAAGCTGTGGTCGAGAACAACACCTCGCCCCAGGCTTCTACCGAATCAGAAAAGCCGCTATCTCAGGATGTTGCTCTACCAGTGTCTAGCTGGTCACCACGAGCGCCCGAAGAATCTAGGCCTCTTATTACGGCTGTGCCTGATAATGAAATCAAAAACTACACTGTCTTACCACAAACGGCCGAATACTCTGGGCCTATCGTAACGGCCGCGCCTGATAATGAAACCAAAAACTCCACTGTCGTTGAAACCATAACACCAGGGACTCATACTTCAAACCCATCAACGCGTTGCGCAACACCCCCAGCAGATCATTTAGCATCTCTTCCCAATCTCTTTATGCCCTATGGCAATAGCAAGGCGCCTAGTGATCGACAGCAGTCCGAAGAACCCGAGCAAGATGAGAAAGGCGCAAAGAAGCCCTTGGATAGTCCGATTAAGTTATCAGATAAACAGAAATCTCGTGCGCGGCGGACGTCCAACACATCTGATGGCTCCCTGTCTGATTACCCTTCACTTGTGTCGAGCCCAGAAATGCCGGAGCCACGGACTTCGTCATCGATCTTTGAGACGCCGCCGTATAGACCATCAACTTCTACGCGCCAAAAAGACGACCACGACTTGCACGAAGATCACTTGCTCCACTGGGAGTCTCAAAAGCCTTGCCTTCGGGATGCGTTCGCGCACGGTCGAACGCTCAGTCTACCGCTGCAACGTTTTATAAACGACAGAATTGACGTAAATTACGACAACGGATCCAGCAATGAGGATGAGTCTAGGCCTAAGAAGTCTCAGTCACCAGCTGAAAGACGTCAAAAGTCCAAATCTGCCTCGGCCAGGGCTGAACCTCTCAACAGCGCCACTACAGCTCGTCTCAAAAAGCAGCTGACTGCTCATCCCAGTCTTGAAAGCATTGGTGCCTACAAATCAAAGACACAACCTGGCACCGTGAGGACTTTAGCTGGCAAAACTAAATCTCGGTCATCCTCCGTATCCAAAAAGCCCGTTCGGCCCAAGGATCAAATGGATGAGAAAATAAACTCTATACTCACCTCCCTTCCAGGCAACATCCATCTGGTTTCGGCCGATCAGGACGATGATGCCGTCTCTGTAGCGTCGTCCGTTCCATTTAGGCGGGAGAGGTTGTCATCAAACTCACCTCAGGACACCCCGTCACGCAGCTTCACACCTAATCCATCCCTCACTCTTCGACCGGCGCTCGCTCGTAGGAGACATTCACATGCTCCAGAAGAGAGTTCAGTGAAGCTTTATCATCTACATCGTGGCGGAAAATCTGCGCCTACCAAACTCTTTGTGCGGACAGTTGGCGATGGCGAACGCGTCATGGTGAGGGTCGGTGGTGGATGGGCGGACTTGGCCGAATACTTACGTGAATATGCCATCCACCATGGGTATCGACACGTATCTGAGACGCCTCGTGTTGAAGTCGAAGGCCTTTCGCTGCGCGATTCGCCATCATATTCGCCGCCCTCTAGCCGAGTGCCATCGGGTAGCGCACGTCCTATGCCAGCGCGCCCTCGTTCGGTTCTCAGTAGccgtccttcttcctctttagCCGTCCGGAAAACCAGGCGTTCATCCAACGTCTCTGACTTTGGCGATGTCCGTACAGCCAGTGGAGGTGACGGTCTGAACGTTTCGTTCTCCGCTTTAACCGACAGACGATTGTCCGTCTCGTCTAATGTATCCGCGAGCGCTATGTCGTCCATCAGCGAGCTTCGACATGGATCTCCGAGCGCCCCCGCTATCCCCCTTGGTCTCGCTGGACCGAAGCCACGTGCCAAGCATGCTACCATAAGCCCAGAGAGTGAGGCTTGGGTAGAGGACGTTCTTGGCCAGGCCCGCCGGAGCACTTCGCTCAGGCCGTTCAAATATACCCTGCCGTCTCCAGAGAACAAAGTCGACGGACGCACACCAATGCTACCCAAGTCTAGGAGTATCAGCGATATCGGCAAAGCTGGCTCCAGCAAACGAGTCGTACTGCGTGGCCTGCGATag
- a CDS encoding GTPase-activating protein GYP7 (transcript_id=CADANIAT00007398), with protein MTSSNVQFTPPPSPPSPTASFFDVSDEEEDEYNTIAHSTPKKGVRLLFSKSKVYVHPTPSAKDNIPGFIALVQQKPLPSTQKTTSSNSNASRPDLSSFLLAWVPESALGDAYDTYVKVDLSEDDSPPRQRYLVPPLPETTTFKDPIGLYAFAVPLSQIYSLLVRPPSLGWWFGSLVINTRAGDSFPALFFHDSECQSTILQKKKRARETFDPFDEDGSVFWGGDEVLRWLRKYVDVQRSTVDHTVYLINPSEEDQLSFGKPQLTEAAGSQDKPSPRKNESAPHDAGMDPFMKAIKETRWRVLEQLSKITTFTRRTANEIAENPRIPPQVRRLLKTPEIQTLQEEFDSARIYLARWAMSISEQSERERNRRIWTARDTLEMENSAVGDFEILEAEMGNMALQERRKVVTLKEWQGFFDQQTGRLQVTVDEVKERIFHGGLDPNDGVRKEAWLFLLEVYPWDSDSEDRQALMNSRRDEYIRLKGAWWERMVEGDSTPKQQEWWKEQRNRIEKDVHRTDRTIPLFAGEDIPHPDPDSPFADVGTNVHLEQMKDMLLTYNEYNPDLGYVQGMSDLLAPIYAVMQDDAVAFWAFANFMNRMERNFLRDQSGMRAQLLTLDHLVQLMDPQLYLHLQSADSTNFFFFFRMLLVWYKREFEWVDVLRLWETLWTDYLTSNFHLFIALAILEKHRDVIMDHLKQFDEVLKYINELSNTMDLIPILTRAETLFHRFGRQIEAIDKKNNFPTPPGQPQAQRPTPAQPQSSKGKSPERQLAASTGVSSSTQAGPGSKPEAAKIIPQELRDLFRKDVFWNGNSQHSNSKP; from the exons ATGACGAGCTCCAACGTTCAGTTCACGCCTCCTCCCTCGCCGCCTTCGCCGACAGCGTCCTTCTTCGACGtcagcgacgaggaggaggacgaatACAACACCATTGCCCATTCGACCCCCAAGAAGGGCGTCAGGCTGCTTTTTTCAAAAAGCAAG GTTTACGTCCATCCCACTCCGTCGGCGAAAGACAACATCCCCGGCTTCATCGCGCTCGTCCAGCAAAAGCCCCTACCCTCCACTCAAAAGACTACATCCTCTAATTCAAACGCTTCAAGGCCAGATCTAtcttccttccttctcgcctGGGTCCCTGAATCAGCCCTCGGCGATGCCTACGACACCTACGTCAAGGTCGATCTCTCAGAAGACGACTCCCCGCCGCGCCAGAGATACCTAGTACCGCCGCTACCGGAAACAACTACTTTTAAAGATCCGATCGGCCTCTACGCATTTGCGGTTCCACTGTCACAGATATATTCTCTTCTGGTACGGCCGCCGAGCTTGGGCTGGTGGTTCGGTAGTCTTGTGATCAACACCCGGGCAGGTGACAGCTTTCCGGCACTATTCTTCCACGACAGCGAATGCCAGTCGACTATACTACAAAAAAAGAAGCGGGCTAGAGAGACGTTTGATCCCTTTGACGAGGATGGAAGTGTATTCTGGGGTGGAGACGAGGTTTTGCGATGGCTAAGGAAATACGTTGACGTGCAGCGGTCGACCGTTGATCATACAGTCTACCTAATCAACCcgtctgaagaagaccagcttTCTTTTGGAAAACCACAGCTCACCGAGGCGGCGGGATCGCAGGACAAACCATCCCCTAGGAAAAACGAATCTGCACCGCACGATGCAGGGATGGACCCATTCATGAAGGCGATCAAGGAAACAAGGTGGAGGGTGCTTGAACAGCTCAGCAAGATAACGACTTTTACGCGACGCACCGCAAACGAGATAGCCGAGAATCCGCGCATTCCCCCGCAAGTCCGTCGCCTCTTAAAGACCCCGGAAATCCAAACTCTACAAGAAGAGTTCGATAGCGCTAGGATATATCTTGCACGATGGGCGATGAGCATCTCAGAACAAAGCGAGCGGGAACGCAATCGACGGATATGGACTGCCAGGGACACCCTCGAAATGGAGAACAGCGCTGTGGGAGATTTTGAAATCTTGGAGGCTGAGATGGGGAATATGGCCCTCCAGGAACGCCGCAAGGTGGTCACCCTCAAGGAGTGGCAGGGCTTCTTCGATCAACAGACTGGCCGACTGCAAGTCACAGTTGATGAAGTAAAAGAGAGAATCTTCCATGGCGGCTTAGATCCCAACGATGGAGTGCGCAAGGAAGCATGGCTTTTCCTCCTTGAGGTCTATCCATGGGACAGTGACAGCGAAGACCGCCAAGCTCTTATGAACTCCAGACGCGACGAATACATTCGCTTAAAGGGCGCATGGTGGGAACGGATGGTTGAGGGCGACTCCACCccaaagcagcaggagtgGTGGAAAGAGCAGCGAAATCGGATAG AGAAAGACGTCCACCGCACTGACCGCACAATCCCTCTCTTCGCAGGCGAAGACATCCCCCATCCCGACCCAGACTCCCCATTCGCAGACGTCGGCACAAATGTGCACCTCGAGCAAATGAAAGATATGCTCCTAACATATAACGAATACAACCCCGACCTCGGCTACGTCCAAGGCATGAGCGATCTCCTCGCACCCATATACGCAGTGATGCAAGATGACGCCGTTGCATTCTGGGCCTTTGCCAACTTCATGAATAGGATG GAGCGCAACTTCCTCCGCGATCAGTCCGGCATGCGCGCTCAGCTTCTCACGCTGGACCACCTAGTCCAGCTTATGGACCCGCAGCTCTATTTGCATCTCCAATCCGCCGACAGCACaaactttttcttcttctttcgcatGCTGCTCGTCTGGTATAAGCGGGAATTCGAATGGGTGGATGTCCTCCGTCTCTGGGAGACATTGTGGACGGATTACTTAACCAGTAATTTCCACCTCTTTATTGCGCTGGCCATCCTAGAGAAACACCGCGACGTCATTATGGATCATTTGAAGCAGTTCGATGAGGTTTTGAAATACA TCAACGAACTCTCCAACACCATGGACCTCATTCCAATCCTCACCCGCGCAGAAACTCTCTTTCATCGCTTTGGTCGGCAGATTGAAGCCATTGACAAGAAGAATAATTTCCCTACGCCGCCGGGGCAgcctcaagctcagcgaccTACgcctgctcagcctcagtcATCAAAGGGAAAATCACCTGAGCGACAATTAGCAGCCAGCACGGGTGTCAGCTCAAGTACACAAGCGGGGCCTGGTAGTAAACCGGAAGCAGCGAAAATTATACCCCAAGAGTTGAGGGATTTGTTCAGGAAAGATGTTTTTTGGAATGGGAATAGCCAGCACTCGAATTCGAAACCCTAA